The nucleotide sequence ATGTTGACGATACCCAGATTGTAAGCTGCTTCATCACCAGCTGACATTCCATTGCGGAACATCTCAGCAGCTCCTTTTCTATCTCCTCCCCTGCGGACAATAATTCCTCGGTTGTTGGATGTGATAGCATCAGAGCTGATGTTATCCGCTTTGGTGAACTGTGCTTCAGCCGCATCGATATCGCCTTTCTTCAAGTGGATCACACCGATATTGTTGGCTGCTCGGTTGTCATCCGTATATCTGGCTTCAGCATTCTGATAAATAGCCATCTGAGTATCCATATCCTCGTGCAGTTGTGCTGCGTAAAGCAATTCTTCCAAGTCCAGGCTATCAGGATTGGATGTGGATATAGCGATCAACTCCTCATCGGAATACCCTATGACGTCATAGGCAAGTTTCATCTCGGATCTACGTAGCTTGGGAAGGATCTCCTTGGCAATCTCAGTGTAGGTTTTAGAGAGATTCTTGATCTCCTTCTCACGCTCATTGACATCTGAGTAGGTCTCCAGGATCCGGATGATGAGTTCCTTGTCCTCGATATCGGATTGCTCCATGAGATTCCTGAAACCTTGCCAATCCTCTCCTAGGCCTTTCTCCTCATAGTTGCTCTCCAGTTCATCCAACTTCGCTCTATCTGCTAGGTTCTTCACTGTTCTCTCAGCACTCTCAGCACGGTTATCGGCCAGTACATTGTTACGATCCACTTCACCTTCTGGTGAGGCATAGGCATCGATATCCACTTCTTTGGCCTCCAGTCTTTCATCTTCCTTGAGTCTCTTGAGAAGATCTTTCCAGGCTTTGATATCCTCATCTCTCAATTCTGAAGAACGCACAGTTGGCGAGTTGACCAGATAGTTGATCGTGGCTACACTCTCCTCACGGATGATGCGCTGGAATTTGTCCTCAGCAAGAATGGGCTTATCATCATCTTGTACCAGATACGGAGTAGCGATGACTCCAACAGCGATCTTGGCCTCTCCGAGTTCTTTTCGGTTGGTGCCTTTACCCGCTGAGACGGTCACATAGAGCTCTGACTTCATCATTCCCTCTTCATAAGGGATAACATCAGAGTAGCTGAAATCACCACCAGTCTTACTGTTTATCACAGTACCATTCCCAGCAGCGTTCTCTCCTTGAACGGTCACAGTTTTGAGCTGGCGCTCTCCACCTTCCCATCGGAGTACAGGTGTTACATCCGCTATTGCATTCTTGTTGATGCTTTTCTCCGGCACAGTTCCAGTCACGTTCACACGTACACTATCCCCATGAGCCTCGAGCGGATCAGGGTTCACATTGTAAGTTACATCATCAAATAGGGAGCATCCTGTGAATGCCAGCCCCGCAGCGATAATGAAAGCGTAGTTCTTAAAGGATCTAAGAATCATATTGCTCGTTTTATTCTTTGTTTGGTCAGCTTACAGCTTGTATCACACCTTGTGATAGCTACAAACTTCGCGTTCTTGTTCAAGCCTCAAATATCTTGCGATAAATCAACAAAGTTGAGCCCTGTTGGAAAATTTCGTTGAATCACCCTCTTGATACGGTCGAAGTGATCCAATTGCCCTACGAAATCAATGCTTTTCATCGATAAAATGAGGGTACGTAGACCTTCTTGTTGTTTGAGGAAGTCCAGATAACCTTTCTGGACCCGGAGTAGGTATTCATCCGCTATCGATTGCTCATAGCTTCTGCCACGTTTCTTGATGTTCCGCAGAAGATCATCCGTATCCAGGTGGAGGTATATCAGTAGGTCCGGTCTTGGCAGATTGGAGAACATGATATCATAGAGATTCCGGAAGAGCTTCAGCTCATCACTATCGAGATTGGTCTTGGCGAATACAAGCGATTTTCCAATGAAGTAATCTGAAACAGTCTGATGTTTGAAGA is from Flavobacteriales bacterium and encodes:
- a CDS encoding deoxynucleoside kinase, with the translated sequence MYDFIAIEGNIGAGKTTLANMLSQDRGSKLVLEEFADNPFLPKFYSDPDKHAFPLELFFLAERYHQLTSHFSNPDLFKHQTVSDYFIGKSLVFAKTNLDSDELKLFRNLYDIMFSNLPRPDLLIYLHLDTDDLLRNIKKRGRSYEQSIADEYLLRVQKGYLDFLKQQEGLRTLILSMKSIDFVGQLDHFDRIKRVIQRNFPTGLNFVDLSQDI